A part of Lacinutrix sp. 5H-3-7-4 genomic DNA contains:
- a CDS encoding gliding motility-associated C-terminal domain-containing protein: MYIKKTKYHLYCLLCFFILIAQEKANSQIVIGAPNLGFSQACASENFNNYSTSFVFSPENGLDSSNQFLIELSNENGDFSNATTIYTSTAGSVTTSPATLNFSIPTTTGGENYRIRIKSTAPVATSSSSASFAAYYKLQDAPFTINNLVSTGAYCTGGSYLLSIDNPGTGNNNSPLNYPSLTYSWYRETSPTTSVFVSNGATLSVNQEGTYFVETDYGSCTSNSFSNRVTISEVTSGETNAGISSSLSNPFCPDQGPTVLSTINGNSYQWFKNGTSIPEATSQMYETTESGIYAVQVDLGECSVSGEIDLISELFEASINVEETNTIEEEQTLNVIITATANNPQFEWFLNNSLIPEATGNSFNASNFGNYTVIITETAGCEGSREFTFEINEAFDPFPDVEKIPNLISPNGDTINDTWTLPTKYVTGTNTRVLIMDNRGKIVFQTNDYLNNWPENDLELTSVNQVFYYIITTQDNEVKKGSITIIK, translated from the coding sequence ATGTACATCAAAAAAACAAAATACCATCTATATTGCTTATTATGCTTTTTCATACTTATAGCACAAGAAAAAGCTAACTCACAAATAGTAATTGGAGCTCCTAATTTAGGTTTTTCACAAGCATGTGCGAGCGAAAATTTTAACAACTACTCTACTTCATTTGTATTTTCACCAGAAAATGGGCTAGATTCATCTAATCAATTTTTAATAGAATTATCTAATGAAAACGGCGATTTTTCTAATGCTACAACAATTTATACATCTACTGCAGGAAGTGTAACCACATCTCCAGCAACTTTAAATTTTTCAATACCCACAACAACAGGAGGAGAAAATTATAGAATTAGAATAAAAAGTACTGCACCTGTAGCTACAAGTTCGAGTTCTGCTTCTTTTGCAGCATACTACAAACTTCAAGATGCACCTTTTACTATAAATAATTTAGTATCAACTGGAGCCTATTGTACTGGAGGCAGTTATTTACTATCAATAGATAACCCAGGTACAGGTAACAACAATTCTCCTTTAAATTATCCATCTCTAACATATAGTTGGTATAGAGAAACAAGTCCAACCACATCTGTATTTGTATCTAATGGAGCAACGCTTTCTGTAAATCAAGAAGGAACATATTTTGTAGAAACAGATTATGGCTCATGTACTTCTAATTCATTTTCAAATAGAGTAACCATAAGCGAAGTAACTTCTGGAGAAACTAATGCTGGTATTTCATCTAGTTTAAGCAATCCATTTTGTCCAGATCAAGGTCCAACAGTATTAAGTACAATAAATGGTAATAGTTACCAATGGTTTAAAAATGGTACAAGTATACCAGAGGCAACAAGTCAAATGTACGAAACTACAGAGTCTGGAATATACGCTGTACAAGTAGACTTAGGAGAATGCTCGGTTTCTGGAGAAATAGATTTAATAAGCGAACTTTTTGAAGCCTCAATTAATGTAGAAGAAACCAATACAATTGAAGAAGAACAAACACTAAACGTCATAATAACTGCTACAGCAAACAATCCTCAATTCGAATGGTTTTTAAATAATTCATTAATTCCAGAAGCAACAGGAAACAGTTTTAACGCATCAAACTTTGGAAATTACACGGTAATTATAACCGAAACTGCAGGTTGTGAAGGCTCTAGAGAATTTACATTTGAAATTAACGAAGCTTTCGATCCATTTCCTGATGTAGAAAAAATCCCTAATTTAATTAGTCCTAACGGAGATACAATAAATGATACCTGGACTTTACCTACAAAATATGTAACAGGTACAAATACTCGAGTTTTAATCATGGACAATCGTGGGAAAATAGTTTTTCAAACAAATGACTATTTAAATAATTGGCCAGAAAACGATTTAGAACTAACAAGTGTAAATCAAGTGTTTTATTATATAATAACAACACAGGATAATGAAGTTAAAAAAGGTTCAATAACAATTATAAAATAA
- a CDS encoding tail fiber domain-containing protein yields MKNLTLLLYFLVTTSFAQVGINTTAPDESSILDVTSSNKGILIPRISLTSTTDVTTIETPTVSLLIYNTASIDDVTPGYYFWNGLDWSRIATSNRENNSWSILGNTNTDDAINFIGTSDNQDLVFKRNNIQAGFLKENNTAFGVNSLPLSSTGTDNASFGVNAMSSNNSGRENTAIGQNALRDNQNGTSNTAVGFNTLLANTASSNTAIGSSSLVNNTSGSGNIGVGSLTLNQNTTGGNNTAIGMQSLTKNTTGTNNTASGLFALFDNTTGTHNTANGSESLTFNTSGDYNTAIGTNALYSNTSGYNNTAVGSNALDNVTTGHNNTAIGYLAKVPFGNGSNQVRVGNTLIAYAGVQVAWDVTSDKRWKNTIEDSNLGLDFINTLRPVSYFRNNDKTNRIEYGFIAQELKQALQSSGVKSKSIVSEDSEGMLSVRYNDLFSPIVKAIQQQNDEIETLKAENKTLKLKQQAIENELLEIKKLLLNKK; encoded by the coding sequence ATGAAAAACTTAACCTTATTACTTTATTTTTTAGTAACCACTAGTTTTGCTCAAGTAGGAATAAATACTACAGCGCCAGATGAATCTTCAATTTTAGATGTAACAAGTTCTAATAAAGGAATTTTAATTCCAAGAATTAGTTTAACTTCTACAACAGATGTTACTACTATTGAAACGCCAACAGTTAGTTTACTTATATATAATACAGCATCAATTGATGATGTAACTCCTGGATATTATTTTTGGAATGGTTTAGATTGGTCGAGAATAGCTACTTCAAATAGAGAAAATAATTCGTGGAGTATTTTAGGAAATACTAATACAGATGATGCTATTAACTTTATAGGTACAAGTGATAATCAAGATTTAGTTTTTAAAAGAAACAATATTCAGGCCGGTTTTTTAAAAGAAAACAACACTGCTTTTGGAGTAAATAGCTTACCGCTTAGTAGCACAGGAACAGACAATGCTAGCTTTGGAGTTAACGCAATGTCTTCTAATAATTCAGGAAGAGAAAATACAGCCATAGGGCAAAATGCCTTAAGAGATAACCAAAATGGGACGAGTAATACTGCAGTAGGATTTAATACACTTCTTGCAAATACAGCGAGTTCAAATACAGCAATTGGATCAAGCTCCTTAGTTAATAATACTTCTGGCTCTGGAAATATAGGAGTTGGTTCTTTAACTTTAAATCAAAATACTACAGGAGGAAATAATACCGCAATAGGTATGCAGTCGCTTACAAAAAATACAACCGGAACTAATAATACTGCTAGTGGGCTTTTTGCATTGTTCGATAATACTACAGGAACACACAATACTGCAAATGGCTCAGAATCTTTAACTTTTAATACTAGTGGCGATTATAATACTGCTATTGGTACTAATGCATTATATTCTAATACATCTGGTTATAATAATACAGCAGTCGGTAGTAATGCTTTAGATAATGTTACAACGGGTCATAATAATACTGCAATTGGATATTTGGCTAAAGTCCCTTTTGGTAATGGAAGTAATCAAGTGCGTGTAGGTAATACTCTTATTGCTTATGCAGGAGTTCAAGTGGCTTGGGATGTAACTTCAGATAAACGTTGGAAAAATACCATTGAAGATTCTAATTTAGGATTAGATTTTATAAACACTTTACGTCCTGTGTCATATTTCAGAAATAATGATAAGACTAACAGAATTGAATATGGTTTTATTGCTCAAGAATTAAAACAAGCTTTACAAAGTTCTGGTGTTAAAAGTAAAAGTATCGTTTCTGAAGACAGTGAAGGTATGTTAAGTGTAAGATATAATGATTTGTTTTCTCCTATAGTTAAAGCTATACAACAGCAAAATGATGAAATTGAAACACTAAAAGCTGAAAACAAAACCTTGAAATTAAAACAGCAAGCTATTGAAAATGAACTTCTAGAAATCAAAAAACTATTATTGAATAAAAAATAA
- a CDS encoding aspartate/glutamate racemase family protein, whose amino-acid sequence MTNKMIGIVGGVGSYAGIDLIKKVYDLTEATSDQDHLPVSMLSVPHKIIDRTKYLLGETETNPGIAIAEIIASLIASGSSIIGIPCNTAHAKPILSLIEKSIPESCVLVNLIEEVGLHISTKHPEITKVGVLGTTGTILAKVYPEVLSKYNIEVIQPSEDIQDLFVHPSIYDTSYGIKAFSNPVNEKAKENLSMAATYLSRKGAQAVILGCTEIPLAIQYEKIEDSLIIDATTVLASALIRESKKMELSN is encoded by the coding sequence ATGACTAATAAAATGATTGGTATAGTTGGTGGTGTAGGCAGTTACGCAGGAATAGACTTAATTAAAAAGGTGTACGATTTAACCGAAGCAACTTCAGATCAAGACCATTTACCTGTGTCTATGTTATCTGTTCCTCACAAAATTATTGACAGAACAAAATATCTGTTAGGTGAAACCGAAACCAATCCTGGAATTGCAATTGCCGAAATTATTGCCTCATTAATTGCTAGTGGTTCATCAATCATTGGTATACCTTGTAATACAGCTCATGCTAAACCTATTTTAAGTTTAATTGAAAAGAGTATACCAGAATCTTGTGTTTTGGTTAATTTAATAGAAGAAGTAGGATTGCATATTTCTACAAAACATCCTGAAATTACAAAAGTTGGTGTTTTAGGTACAACAGGTACTATTTTAGCAAAAGTATATCCCGAAGTGTTATCTAAATACAATATTGAAGTTATTCAGCCATCAGAAGATATTCAAGATTTATTTGTACATCCATCAATATATGATACATCTTACGGTATAAAAGCATTTTCAAATCCCGTAAACGAAAAAGCAAAAGAAAACTTAAGTATGGCAGCAACATATTTATCAAGAAAAGGCGCCCAAGCTGTTATTTTAGGATGTACCGAAATTCCATTAGCCATCCAATACGAAAAGATTGAAGACAGTTTAATAATTGATGCTACAACAGTTTTGGCTAGTGCATTAATTAGGGAATCTAAAAAAATGGAATTAAGTAATTAA
- a CDS encoding helix-turn-helix domain-containing protein, translating into MYTFKGKEYPCCASLTMGIIGGKWKTVIMFHLIDKTLRYNELRKEMPTVTERTLSLQLKTLEEDGIVKRKVYTSKPPLKVEYSLTDFGKTLIPVVQSIADWGIYAVSEQKSHIK; encoded by the coding sequence ATGTATACGTTTAAAGGAAAGGAATATCCATGTTGTGCCAGTTTAACCATGGGAATTATTGGAGGAAAATGGAAAACGGTAATTATGTTTCATTTAATTGATAAAACACTCCGATATAATGAATTAAGAAAAGAAATGCCAACAGTTACAGAGCGTACATTGAGTTTACAATTAAAAACTTTAGAAGAAGATGGTATTGTAAAAAGAAAGGTATACACTTCTAAACCACCTTTAAAGGTAGAATATTCGTTAACCGATTTTGGTAAAACTTTAATTCCTGTAGTGCAATCTATTGCAGATTGGGGCATTTATGCTGTTTCTGAACAAAAGAGCCATATTAAATAG
- a CDS encoding NAD(P)H-dependent oxidoreductase, protein MNTPNIAQEDILNAFNYRHATKEFDATKTLTDEQINFILKTANLSPSSFGFEPWHFIVVQDKDLRELLKPVAWGAPVKLDTASHFILGLAMKAPMVKHNAEYIEHMMKDVKQMPEDVVEMYSKFYREFQERDFNLDSDKKLFDWSSKQTYIALGNMMTAAALTGIDSCPIEGFHIEETEALLRDKFEVDTDKYGISFMAAFGYRKADPEFGKSRRNFEDIVTFK, encoded by the coding sequence ATGAATACACCAAACATTGCACAAGAAGATATTTTAAACGCATTTAACTACAGACATGCTACTAAAGAATTTGATGCTACCAAAACATTAACTGATGAGCAAATCAATTTCATCTTAAAAACAGCGAATTTATCACCAAGTTCTTTTGGTTTTGAACCTTGGCATTTTATAGTGGTACAAGACAAAGATTTACGCGAACTTTTAAAACCTGTAGCTTGGGGAGCACCAGTAAAACTAGACACTGCAAGTCACTTTATTTTAGGTTTAGCAATGAAAGCGCCAATGGTAAAACACAATGCAGAATACATAGAACATATGATGAAAGACGTTAAGCAAATGCCAGAAGATGTTGTAGAAATGTATTCTAAATTTTACAGAGAGTTTCAAGAACGTGATTTTAACTTAGATTCAGATAAAAAATTATTCGATTGGTCATCAAAGCAAACGTATATTGCCTTAGGTAATATGATGACAGCTGCTGCTTTAACCGGAATCGATTCTTGTCCTATAGAAGGCTTTCATATTGAAGAAACTGAAGCTTTGTTAAGAGATAAGTTCGAAGTGGATACTGACAAATATGGAATTTCATTTATGGCTGCTTTTGGTTACAGAAAAGCAGATCCAGAATTCGGAAAATCAAGACGTAATTTTGAAGATATTGTAACATTTAAGTAA
- a CDS encoding zinc-binding alcohol dehydrogenase family protein, with protein sequence MKAIGYKENLPIENVKSLQDITLETPKATGRDILVEIKAISVNPADYKVRAGMPAEGDNWKVIGWDATGIVKEVGEDVTLFNVGDEVWYAGDFTRQGSYAQFQIVDERIVGKKPSSLSYAEAAALPLTTLTAYEMLFDRLQVTKDDASKSILVIGAAGGVGSILVQLAKKLTKLNIIGTASRKETTAWLKELGADTVINHRNKLSEEFEKYNLAAPEYVVSLNATEHHVDEIVKLIKPQGKFGFIDDPKSLNVMPFKGKAVSTHIELMFTRSMFQTEDMIEQHHILNKASELIDNGTIKTTLGENFGTINAKNLRKAHAFLETEKAKGKIVLEGF encoded by the coding sequence ATGAAAGCAATAGGATACAAAGAGAATTTACCAATTGAGAACGTAAAGTCTTTACAAGACATAACATTAGAAACTCCAAAAGCAACTGGAAGAGATATTCTTGTTGAAATTAAAGCGATTTCTGTAAATCCAGCAGATTACAAAGTGCGTGCAGGAATGCCAGCAGAAGGTGACAACTGGAAAGTTATTGGTTGGGATGCAACAGGTATTGTAAAAGAAGTTGGAGAAGATGTGACTCTTTTTAATGTTGGAGATGAAGTTTGGTATGCAGGAGATTTTACACGTCAAGGGAGTTATGCACAATTTCAAATTGTAGACGAGCGTATTGTTGGTAAAAAACCTTCAAGCCTATCCTATGCTGAAGCTGCTGCTTTACCGTTAACCACACTTACAGCTTACGAAATGCTGTTCGATAGGCTACAAGTTACTAAAGATGATGCTAGCAAATCCATTTTAGTTATTGGTGCTGCTGGTGGAGTTGGTTCTATCTTAGTACAATTAGCTAAAAAGCTGACAAAATTAAACATTATTGGTACTGCTTCTCGCAAAGAAACCACAGCTTGGTTAAAAGAATTGGGTGCAGATACTGTGATTAATCACAGAAATAAATTGAGCGAAGAGTTTGAAAAATACAACTTGGCTGCTCCAGAGTATGTAGTAAGTTTAAACGCTACAGAACATCATGTAGATGAAATTGTAAAACTGATTAAACCTCAAGGTAAATTCGGGTTTATTGACGATCCAAAATCGTTAAACGTCATGCCTTTTAAAGGAAAAGCAGTTTCTACACACATAGAGTTAATGTTCACACGCTCAATGTTTCAAACGGAAGATATGATAGAGCAACACCATATTTTGAACAAAGCTTCAGAATTAATTGACAACGGAACAATTAAAACTACTTTAGGTGAAAATTTCGGAACCATAAATGCTAAAAATCTTCGTAAAGCACATGCTTTCTTAGAGACAGAAAAAGCTAAAGGGAAAATTGTTTTAGAAGGATTTTAG
- a CDS encoding cupin domain-containing protein, which yields MKNILTAALTIIISIISNTVDAQVTTIDSVATSKVQHFNFDDMASETIGKGIKRKWFHGEKGQMTIFNLEKDAHIPWHKHPNEQITYIMSGKVKIKTIIDGKETFVEVGAGEVIVFPENVPHEFWALEETVDLDVHVPVRQDWLSKELPEYLKKTKK from the coding sequence ATGAAAAACATACTAACAGCAGCATTAACTATAATTATTTCTATAATTAGTAATACAGTTGATGCACAAGTAACAACTATAGATTCTGTAGCCACATCAAAAGTGCAACATTTTAATTTTGATGATATGGCATCGGAAACCATCGGAAAAGGCATAAAACGCAAATGGTTTCATGGTGAAAAAGGACAAATGACTATTTTTAATTTAGAAAAAGATGCGCATATTCCTTGGCATAAACATCCAAACGAACAAATTACTTACATAATGTCTGGTAAGGTTAAAATAAAAACCATTATAGATGGAAAAGAAACATTTGTAGAAGTTGGAGCAGGAGAAGTCATTGTTTTTCCTGAAAATGTACCACATGAGTTTTGGGCTTTAGAAGAAACCGTAGATTTAGATGTGCACGTTCCTGTTCGCCAGGATTGGTTGTCTAAAGAATTACCAGAGTATTTAAAGAAAACGAAAAAATAA
- a CDS encoding DUF4437 domain-containing protein encodes MKKNILIALALIAGIFATAQTPTTDNIKSINEVVTVDTVEWGWLNPLRGDKSPAAGKLWGDRTKNEPAGFLVKFNKGFSSPAHIHNITYRGVVIKGLLHNDDEQAEKQWLPAGSYWQQPAGEAHITAADGEENMAFLDIQEGPYLVQPTDEAFDNGERPINVDKTNLVWLNANDIEWVSEKSNVETAFLWGSHENNQLRASLIKLPAGFKGKIKNLSPNFRAVVISGGISHQFSKKEDKKELNAPSYFGAEENATSIISAEKETVLYIRSNGNFEVK; translated from the coding sequence ATGAAAAAAAATATTTTAATCGCATTAGCACTAATAGCAGGTATTTTTGCAACCGCGCAAACACCAACAACAGACAATATTAAGTCTATAAACGAAGTAGTAACTGTAGATACTGTAGAATGGGGCTGGTTAAATCCGTTACGAGGCGATAAAAGTCCAGCTGCAGGAAAACTTTGGGGAGACAGAACCAAAAACGAACCAGCAGGTTTTTTAGTAAAATTCAATAAAGGATTTTCTTCGCCAGCACACATTCACAACATTACGTATCGTGGTGTGGTCATTAAAGGTTTATTGCATAATGATGACGAACAAGCCGAAAAACAATGGCTACCAGCTGGATCTTATTGGCAGCAACCAGCAGGAGAAGCACATATTACTGCAGCAGATGGTGAAGAAAACATGGCTTTTTTAGACATACAGGAAGGACCATATTTAGTACAACCAACAGACGAAGCTTTTGATAATGGTGAACGACCAATTAATGTAGATAAAACCAATTTAGTATGGTTAAACGCTAATGATATAGAATGGGTTTCAGAAAAAAGTAATGTAGAAACTGCTTTTTTATGGGGAAGCCACGAAAATAATCAATTACGTGCTTCTTTAATAAAATTACCAGCTGGTTTTAAAGGAAAAATTAAAAATTTAAGTCCAAATTTTAGAGCTGTAGTTATTTCTGGAGGAATTTCACACCAGTTTTCTAAAAAAGAAGATAAAAAGGAATTAAACGCACCATCTTATTTTGGAGCAGAAGAAAATGCAACTTCCATAATTTCAGCAGAAAAAGAAACGGTTCTTTATATTAGAAGTAACGGTAATTTTGAAGTCAAGTAA
- a CDS encoding L-dopachrome tautomerase-related protein: MKKISLLLSLITSVMTTQAQNTLTEVETYATVDQAVGNIAFTNDGELVYSHHPFFGPEIRVVKFDKKTNTTTPFPNLEWNTPRDTDDNYLSNVLGIRNDENGIIWMIDMAQRNNVTPKIVGWNTKTNALERIYYLPKSSVPKIAQPNDMVVDTKHGYFIIADEGIGNGGDGSQAAFIIVDMKTGKARRVLEGTRTTKPENTPTVIKGKHLAVNGKDLLVGNDGITADKDFEYIYYGPLNGTKIYRIKTLDLVNEAYTDEDLDSKIETYSNKPNNGGMSIDKDGNIYLTALESNSVAVVLAKDKSVKTMIADENMVWPDGVSYNHVDGYMYVSAAQVNKGAVFNNGKDQSTKPFYIFRFKPVVDGVSFR, from the coding sequence ATGAAAAAGATAAGTTTACTACTAAGTTTAATCACTTCGGTTATGACAACACAAGCACAAAATACTTTAACGGAAGTAGAAACGTATGCAACCGTAGACCAAGCAGTAGGTAATATTGCTTTCACCAATGATGGCGAATTGGTTTATAGCCATCATCCATTTTTTGGACCAGAAATTAGAGTAGTAAAGTTTGACAAAAAGACAAACACAACTACACCTTTTCCAAATTTAGAATGGAACACACCACGAGACACCGACGATAATTATTTAAGTAATGTCTTAGGTATTCGTAATGATGAAAACGGCATTATTTGGATGATAGATATGGCACAGCGTAATAATGTAACGCCAAAAATTGTAGGTTGGAATACAAAAACGAATGCTTTAGAACGTATTTATTATTTACCAAAATCATCGGTTCCAAAAATTGCGCAACCTAATGATATGGTAGTCGATACCAAACATGGCTACTTTATAATTGCAGATGAAGGCATAGGAAATGGAGGAGATGGAAGTCAAGCTGCGTTTATAATTGTAGATATGAAAACGGGTAAAGCACGTCGTGTTTTAGAAGGTACACGAACAACTAAACCAGAAAACACACCAACAGTAATTAAAGGCAAACATTTAGCTGTTAACGGAAAAGATTTATTGGTTGGTAACGACGGAATTACAGCTGATAAAGATTTTGAATATATTTATTACGGTCCGTTAAACGGAACTAAAATCTACCGAATTAAAACGCTTGATTTAGTTAACGAAGCGTATACAGATGAAGATTTAGATTCTAAAATAGAAACCTATTCTAACAAACCAAATAATGGAGGAATGTCTATAGATAAAGATGGAAACATTTATTTAACTGCTTTAGAAAGCAACAGTGTTGCTGTTGTTTTGGCCAAAGATAAAAGTGTAAAAACAATGATTGCTGATGAAAATATGGTTTGGCCAGATGGTGTAAGCTATAATCATGTAGATGGTTACATGTATGTGTCAGCAGCACAGGTAAATAAAGGTGCTGTTTTTAACAATGGTAAAGATCAATCCACAAAACCATTTTACATTTTTAGATTTAAGCCTGTTGTTGACGGTGTTTCATTCAGATAA